In Melitaea cinxia chromosome 4, ilMelCinx1.1, whole genome shotgun sequence, a single genomic region encodes these proteins:
- the LOC123670100 gene encoding uncharacterized protein K02A2.6-like, with protein sequence MHKIFFILKPYTGDTIDTLGYIDVDVRFGQHSAKLKLYVVENGGPPLMGRTWIKELKLSIVECHKITERDSIASRLKREYPEVFAERLGTFKSCIRLHLNDKKPVFVKARPLPLALRERVAAELKRLQREGVIYKVNRSDYGTPIVPAIKSNGDIRICGDYKITLNPILKDFHYPLPRIEEIFSILAGGEQYTKLDLSNAFQQCLLHEKSQAMTAITTHVRTFVYRRVPFGIKCIPENFQKIMEETLHGLPSTAVFADDICVTGKDSNTHLKNLRAVLQRLKDNGLRINFDECQFFKDSVTYLGYKINKDGLHTDTKKIQAIVDAPQPTDITQLRSFIELVNFYAKFLPLILAVDSSAYGLGAVLTQRSVDGRQRPRCASRTLNAAERNYSQLDKEALAIVFGVTKHHHREQTTALCHDIAAYDFTVEFVRSAENCQADALSRLPLPRSSVGRGTKQYEAATYLNFVQDGFPLNFKNIKTETAKDPILSKIYGYVLYGWPPAVDKEFNACFRRKENICIDQGCLLWGYKIIIPGTLQNAILKEIHDGHPGIVKMKQIARNYVWWATIDADIEWAVRDCGACLAVRPAPPPAPLHSWPWPVEPWSRLHLDYLGPFNNKYYLVIIDAHSKWIEAGKIMCDKNRKSRLSLTKIEACDRSRLSVEAEDGSEAREPRGKDELDELANRSSPEKSSSSRTDDTSPLVPGGRIQRNAAVQCLQKIRKIV encoded by the exons atgcataaaattttttttatattgaagcCATATACTGGAGATACTATCGACACCCTTGGGTATATTGATGTAGACGTACGTTTTGGCCAACATTCGGCTAAACTTAAACTATATGTTGTTGAAAACGGAGGCCCACCATTGATGGGTCGTACGTGGATCAAAGAATTAAAGTTATCAATTGTAGAATGTCACAAGATAACCGAACGTGACTCGATAGCTAGTAGGTTAAAACGAGAATATCCAGAAGTGTTTGCGGAGAGACTAGGTACTTTTAAATCATGCATTCGCTTACATTTGAATGATAAGAAACCGGTTTTTGTTAAGGCGCGTCCTCTGCCGCTGGCGCTGCGCGAGCGCGTGGCGGCTGAACTCAAGCGCTTGCAGCGCGAAGGAGTTATCTATAAGGTGAACCGTTCGGACTACGGCACTCCTATTGTGCCCGCCATTAAATCTAATGGGGATATTCGCATATGTGGTGACTATAAAATCACTCTAAATCCGATACTTAAAGATTTTCACTATCCATTGCCACGGAtagaagaaatattttcaattttagcaGGCGGCGAGCAGTATACGAAACTTGACTTATCTAACGCATTTCAGCAGTGTCTCCTTCATGAGAAGTCGCAGGCGATGACGGCCATAACAACGCATGTGAGGACATTTGTATACCGTCGAGTACCGTTCGGTATCAAGTGTATACCGGAAAACTTCCAGAAAATTATGGAGGAGACACTCCACGGGCTGCCGTCTACTGCCGTATTCGCTGATGATATTTGCGTTACGGGTAAAGATAGTAATACtcatcttaaaaatttaagagCTGTTCTACAGAGATTAAAAGATAACGGTCTTCGTATTAATTTTGATGAATGCCAATTTTTTAAAGACAGTGTTACATACTTaggatataaaattaataaagacgGTTTGCATACAGATACTAAGAAAATACAAGCAATCGTCGACGCGCCACAGCCCACTGACATAACACAGTTGAGGAGTTTTATAGAACTTGTCAATTTCTATGCTAAGTTC CTGCCGCTCATCCTGGCGGTGGACAGCAGCGCCTACGGGCTGGGTGCGGTTCTGACGCAGCGCAGCGTGGACGGTCGCCAGCGTCCACGCTGCGCTTCTCGCACGCTCAACGCAGCTGAACGCAACTACTCCCAGCTCGACAAGGAGGCCTTGGCTATAGTTTTCGGTGTAACTAAGCATCACCA CCGCGAGCAGACTACAGCGCTATGCCATGACATTGCCGCTTACGACTTCACGGTCGAGTTCGTGAGGTCCGCGGAGAACTGTCAGGCCGATGCGCTGTCCAGATTACCATTGCCACGCTCGTCTGTTGGACGCGGCACAAAGCAATATGAGGCAGCCACGTACTTAAATTTTGTGCAAGATGGTTTTCCgctcaattttaaaaatataaaaactgaaACGGCAAAAGATCCcattttaagcaagatatatGGTTATGTCTTGTACGGCTGGCCGCCAGCTGTGGATAAGGAGTTCAATGCGTGTTTTAGACGTAAAGAAAATATCTGTATCGATCAAGGCTGCCTGTTGTGGggatacaaaataataataccgGGGACGTTGCAAAACGCTATTCTAAAGGAGATTCACGATGGACATCCGGGTATTGTTAAAATGAAGCAAATAGCTCGTAACTACGTTTGGTGGGCAACTATAGACGCGGATATCGAGTGGGCGGTGCGCGATTGCGGCGCGTGTCTCGCGGTGCGGCCCGCGCCGCCACCGGCTCCGCTCCACTCGTGGCCGTGGCCGGTCGAGCCGTGGTCCCGTCTCCATCTCGACTATTTAGGGcctttcaataataaatattaccttgTTATTATTGATGCTCACTCTAAATGGATCGAAGCTGGAAAG ATAATGTGCGATAAAAATCGTAAGTCACGCTTGTCCCTCACGAAAATTGAGGCCTGCGATAGGTCTAGACTGAGTGTAGAAGCAGAAGATGGTAGTGAGGCTAGAGAGCCGAGGGGGAAGGATGAGCTGGATGAGTTGGCCAATCGTTCTTCTCCAGAAAAGAGCTCGAGCTCTCGTACGGACGATACGTCTCCGCTTGTGCCAGGAGGTCGTATCCAGCGGAATGCCGCTGTACAGTGCTtacaaaaaattagaaaaatcgtGTGA